The Sagittula sp. P11 genome window below encodes:
- a CDS encoding 5-formyltetrahydrofolate cyclo-ligase codes for MTLEERKAAARKAAFAARKAAFDARFPGQAGRLSEILAGHRGVPLSGYMAIRTEIDPLAAMAEASAYGPVGVPVIDGPGLPLSFSVWEPDCEMTHGPFGARIPAAGVAMEPEILIVPLVAFSRSGGRLGYGGGFYDRTLERLRAKRPTLAIGFAFAGQEMDDLPLEDTDQPLDLIVTEREIIEP; via the coding sequence GTGACGCTGGAAGAGCGCAAGGCGGCCGCCCGCAAGGCGGCCTTTGCTGCACGAAAAGCGGCGTTCGACGCACGGTTTCCGGGCCAGGCGGGACGTCTGAGCGAGATATTGGCGGGGCATCGCGGGGTGCCTTTGTCGGGCTACATGGCCATCCGAACGGAGATCGACCCGCTCGCCGCCATGGCCGAGGCCTCGGCCTACGGCCCCGTTGGCGTGCCCGTGATCGACGGACCGGGGCTGCCGCTCAGCTTTTCCGTCTGGGAGCCGGACTGCGAGATGACGCACGGGCCCTTCGGCGCGCGCATCCCGGCGGCGGGCGTGGCGATGGAGCCGGAGATCCTGATCGTCCCGCTGGTTGCCTTCAGTCGCAGTGGCGGGCGTTTGGGATATGGCGGCGGCTTCTACGACCGCACCCTGGAGCGGCTCCGGGCGAAACGCCCGACCCTTGCCATCGGCTTCGCGTTTGCCGGTCAGGAGATGGATGACCTGCCGCTGGAGGACACGGACCAGCCGCTTGACCTGATCGTGACCGAGCGGGAGATCATCGAGCCCTGA
- the purD gene encoding phosphoribosylamine--glycine ligase, with protein MNILILGSGGREHALAWAALQNPKCDKLIVAPGNAGIAQIAECARIDIEDGGVVAEFASDNAIDLVIVGPEAPLAAGVADRLREAGLSVFGPSAAAARLEASKSFTKEICDACGAPTAAYGHFTHADAAKAHIRAGTAPVVVKADGLAAGKGVIIAETLDEACAAVDEMFGGAFGGAGAEVVIEEFMTGEEASFFVLVDGETCLPVGTAQDHKRVGEGDTGPNTGGMGAYSPAPIMDGAVTAKALDEIVRPCMAEMVRRGTPYQGVLYVGLMIEDGQPRLVEYNVRFGDPECQVLMLRLGAQALDLIHACADGRLADAQVNWADDHALTVVMAADGYPGSYKKGTVIRGLDALPEDSFNVMFHAGTTEADGAVTATGGRVLNATARGATLQEARDRAYAMVDAVDWPEGFCRRDIGWRAL; from the coding sequence ATGAACATCCTCATCCTCGGCAGCGGCGGACGCGAACACGCCCTGGCATGGGCCGCGCTCCAGAACCCGAAATGCGACAAGCTGATCGTCGCGCCGGGCAATGCGGGCATCGCGCAGATCGCGGAATGCGCACGGATCGACATTGAGGACGGCGGCGTGGTCGCGGAATTCGCCTCCGACAACGCCATCGACCTGGTGATCGTCGGACCGGAGGCCCCCCTGGCGGCGGGCGTCGCCGACCGGCTGCGGGAGGCCGGCCTGTCAGTTTTCGGCCCCTCGGCAGCGGCGGCACGGCTCGAAGCCTCCAAAAGCTTCACCAAGGAAATCTGCGACGCCTGCGGCGCGCCCACCGCGGCCTACGGCCATTTCACCCACGCCGATGCAGCAAAGGCCCATATTCGTGCAGGAACCGCCCCTGTCGTGGTCAAGGCGGACGGTCTGGCCGCGGGCAAGGGCGTCATCATCGCCGAAACCCTCGACGAGGCCTGCGCGGCTGTCGACGAGATGTTCGGCGGTGCCTTCGGCGGCGCGGGCGCCGAGGTGGTGATCGAGGAATTCATGACCGGCGAAGAGGCGTCCTTCTTTGTCCTTGTCGACGGCGAAACCTGCCTGCCGGTCGGAACGGCGCAAGACCACAAACGCGTGGGCGAAGGCGACACCGGCCCGAACACCGGCGGCATGGGTGCCTACTCTCCCGCACCGATCATGGACGGTGCCGTGACCGCCAAGGCGCTGGACGAGATCGTGCGCCCCTGCATGGCCGAGATGGTCCGGCGCGGCACGCCCTACCAGGGCGTCCTGTACGTTGGCCTGATGATCGAAGACGGTCAGCCGCGGCTGGTGGAGTACAACGTGCGGTTCGGCGATCCGGAATGCCAGGTCCTGATGCTGCGGCTGGGCGCTCAGGCACTGGACCTGATCCACGCCTGCGCCGATGGGCGGCTTGCCGATGCACAGGTCAACTGGGCCGACGACCACGCCTTGACCGTCGTCATGGCGGCCGACGGCTACCCCGGCAGCTACAAGAAGGGCACCGTGATCCGCGGGTTGGACGCCCTGCCCGAGGACAGCTTCAACGTCATGTTCCATGCCGGCACGACCGAGGCCGACGGCGCGGTAACGGCCACCGGCGGGCGCGTCCTGAACGCCACGGCACGCGGCGCCACGCTGCAGGAGGCCCGCGACCGGGCCTACGCGATGGTCGATGCGGTCGACTGGCCGGAAGGGTTCTGCCGCCGCGACATCGGCTGGCGGGCGCTCTGA
- the xseA gene encoding exodeoxyribonuclease VII large subunit — MDLIDDGTNGNTPEFSVSELSGAVKRVIEGEFGFVRVRGEVGRVSRPRSGHVYLDLKDDRSVISGVMWKGVASRLQTQPEEGMEVVATGRLTTFPGQSKYQIVLEDIRPAGAGALMAMLEKRKAALAAEGLFDAGRKKPLPYLPEIIGVVTSPSGAVIRDILHRLRDRFPRKVLIWPVAVQGAACAPEVARAIEGFNRFQRGGALPRPDLLIVARGGGSVEDLWGFNEEVVARAAAASDIPLISAVGHETDTTLIDFVSDRRAPTPTAAAELAVPVRMELAAQTRDFGARMTRAMGLRIEHRGQRLRDLARALPRPEELVEGPRQRLDVMGDRLPAALTRAVDRQRLRLTETVGSLRPAILRRAVSVERGRLDERAARLGPALERAIKVRRDTLDARAARLTPRAILREIGTGRERLDRLSQRMDAAQEARLQDTRQRLEALARLAETLSYRATLDRGYAVVWSESGVVTSRAAAEEASGLEVEFADGRLKLGGGAPQRRKAKQEPPEQGSLF, encoded by the coding sequence ATGGACCTGATCGACGACGGCACGAATGGCAACACGCCGGAATTCTCGGTCTCCGAGCTTTCGGGCGCGGTGAAGCGCGTGATCGAGGGGGAGTTCGGTTTCGTCCGGGTGCGGGGCGAGGTGGGGCGCGTGTCGCGACCGCGCTCCGGGCACGTGTACCTGGACCTGAAGGACGACCGGTCGGTGATCTCCGGGGTGATGTGGAAGGGCGTGGCGTCGCGTCTGCAGACCCAGCCGGAGGAAGGGATGGAGGTGGTGGCCACCGGACGGCTGACCACCTTCCCGGGGCAGTCCAAGTACCAGATCGTGCTGGAGGATATCCGTCCGGCGGGCGCGGGCGCGCTGATGGCGATGCTGGAAAAGCGCAAGGCGGCGCTGGCGGCGGAAGGCCTTTTCGATGCCGGGCGCAAGAAACCCTTGCCTTACCTGCCGGAGATCATCGGTGTCGTGACCTCGCCTTCGGGCGCGGTCATCCGGGATATCCTGCATCGGCTGCGCGATCGTTTCCCGCGCAAGGTTCTGATCTGGCCGGTGGCGGTGCAGGGCGCGGCCTGCGCGCCGGAGGTGGCCCGGGCCATCGAGGGGTTCAACCGCTTCCAGCGCGGCGGTGCCTTGCCGCGACCGGACCTGCTGATCGTGGCAAGGGGGGGCGGCTCCGTCGAGGACCTCTGGGGGTTCAACGAGGAGGTCGTGGCGCGGGCGGCGGCGGCTTCCGACATCCCTCTGATATCCGCGGTGGGGCACGAGACCGACACCACACTGATCGACTTCGTGTCCGACCGCCGGGCGCCGACGCCCACTGCCGCCGCCGAACTGGCGGTGCCGGTGCGTATGGAACTTGCTGCACAGACCCGGGACTTCGGTGCACGAATGACCCGCGCCATGGGCCTCAGGATCGAGCATCGCGGGCAGCGGCTGCGCGATCTGGCGCGTGCGCTTCCCCGCCCGGAGGAACTGGTCGAAGGGCCGCGGCAGCGGCTGGATGTCATGGGCGACCGGCTGCCCGCGGCACTGACCCGCGCGGTGGACCGGCAGCGCCTGCGGCTGACCGAAACCGTGGGGTCCCTGCGCCCTGCAATCCTGCGGCGCGCGGTGTCGGTGGAGCGTGGGCGGCTGGATGAGCGCGCGGCCCGCCTTGGCCCGGCGCTGGAACGGGCCATCAAGGTGCGGCGGGACACGCTGGACGCGCGGGCCGCGCGGTTGACGCCGCGTGCCATCCTGCGCGAGATCGGCACCGGGCGCGAGCGGCTGGACCGGTTGTCCCAACGGATGGATGCCGCGCAGGAGGCCCGCCTTCAGGATACCCGTCAGCGGCTGGAGGCCTTGGCCCGCCTGGCCGAGACGCTCTCGTATCGCGCCACGCTCGACCGCGGCTATGCCGTCGTCTGGTCCGAGAGCGGGGTTGTCACCAGCCGGGCCGCTGCGGAGGAGGCCTCCGGGCTGGAGGTGGAATTCGCCGACGGGAGGCTGAAGCTGGGCGGCGGCGCGCCCCAACGCCGCAAGGCAAAACAGGAGCCGCCCGAGCAGGGCAGCCTGTTCTGA
- the phaR gene encoding polyhydroxyalkanoate synthesis repressor PhaR — translation MAETEKPLLIKRYASRRLYNTETSDYVTLEDIAGFIRDGRDVQIVDLKSGDDLTRQYLLQIVAEHESKGESVLPINVLTDLVRSYTTQATSTVPQFLAQTFEMFRDSQSKWVENMGNMNPSMAKSLEAMQAQQEAFLKAMTGGVAGSTGPTMETPAKGGDDLDDIKKQLAELQNKLSKLDK, via the coding sequence GTGGCCGAGACCGAAAAACCGCTTTTGATCAAGCGTTACGCCAGCCGGCGGCTGTACAACACCGAGACCTCCGACTACGTGACGCTGGAGGATATCGCGGGCTTCATTCGCGATGGCCGGGACGTGCAGATCGTCGACCTGAAGTCCGGAGATGACCTGACGCGGCAGTACCTTCTGCAGATCGTGGCGGAGCATGAAAGCAAGGGCGAGTCCGTCCTGCCGATCAACGTGCTGACCGACCTTGTCCGCAGCTACACGACGCAGGCCACCAGCACGGTGCCGCAGTTCTTGGCCCAGACCTTCGAGATGTTCCGCGACAGCCAGTCGAAGTGGGTCGAGAACATGGGCAACATGAACCCGTCCATGGCCAAGAGCCTCGAGGCGATGCAGGCGCAGCAGGAGGCGTTCCTGAAGGCGATGACCGGCGGGGTTGCGGGCTCGACCGGGCCGACGATGGAGACACCGGCCAAGGGCGGGGACGACCTCGACGATATAAAGAAACAACTGGCCGAGCTTCAGAACAAGTTGTCGAAGCTCGACAAGTAA
- a CDS encoding DegT/DnrJ/EryC1/StrS aminotransferase family protein: MLPNMHDAEPIPPEARAEIDRLLQSGDLFRYTAPEDAPVALLEREFAAEMGVKYALAVSSCSAALFLSLKALGLPRDARVLIPGFTFAAVPSSIIHADLVPVLCECGDNYRIDMDDFAAKLDSVSAVIVSHMRGHTSDMDAIMALCDAKGIPVIEDAAHSLGTTWHGRKIGTIGRIGCFSFQSYKLLNAGEGGILITDDAEVVARAVILSGAYEHMWQKHLRPGDNTAELEAAFARWQNRLPLYNLRMSNLSAAVIRPQIPHIARRVTDGRRNHDRVATQIDASPWLHVPARLEPEMRAPDSLQFNVVGMDEAQTRAFVSVAAGNGVKVQVFGLSTDNARAYWNWQFLPEMPDLPKTRAMLMCACDTRLPARLTEEECDAVAAVLIHAAETVMGDQRAYGT, translated from the coding sequence ATGCTCCCCAACATGCATGACGCCGAGCCGATCCCGCCCGAGGCCCGCGCCGAGATCGACCGCCTGCTGCAATCCGGCGACCTGTTCCGTTACACCGCGCCCGAAGATGCGCCCGTCGCCCTGCTGGAACGCGAATTCGCCGCCGAGATGGGGGTGAAATACGCACTGGCCGTATCCTCCTGCTCGGCCGCGCTGTTCCTGTCGCTCAAGGCACTCGGCCTGCCCCGCGATGCACGCGTGCTGATCCCGGGGTTCACCTTCGCCGCGGTGCCCTCCTCCATCATCCACGCGGACCTTGTCCCCGTGCTGTGCGAATGCGGCGACAACTACCGCATCGACATGGACGACTTCGCGGCCAAGCTGGACAGCGTCTCGGCCGTCATCGTCTCGCACATGCGCGGTCACACCTCGGACATGGACGCGATCATGGCGCTCTGCGATGCGAAGGGCATCCCGGTCATCGAGGACGCGGCCCATTCGCTGGGCACCACCTGGCACGGCCGCAAGATCGGCACCATTGGCCGGATCGGCTGTTTCAGCTTCCAGTCCTACAAGCTGCTGAACGCCGGCGAGGGCGGCATCCTGATCACCGACGACGCAGAGGTGGTGGCGCGCGCCGTGATCCTCTCTGGCGCATACGAACACATGTGGCAGAAGCACCTCCGCCCCGGCGACAACACCGCCGAGTTGGAGGCCGCCTTTGCCCGCTGGCAGAACCGCCTGCCGCTCTACAATCTGCGCATGTCGAACCTCTCGGCAGCGGTGATCCGTCCTCAAATTCCGCATATCGCGCGCCGAGTGACCGATGGCCGCCGCAACCACGACCGGGTGGCCACGCAGATCGACGCCTCGCCCTGGCTGCACGTCCCCGCCCGGCTCGAGCCGGAGATGCGCGCCCCGGACTCGCTCCAGTTCAACGTGGTCGGCATGGACGAGGCGCAGACCCGCGCCTTCGTCTCGGTCGCGGCGGGCAACGGAGTGAAGGTGCAGGTCTTTGGGCTGAGTACGGACAACGCCCGGGCCTACTGGAACTGGCAGTTCCTACCCGAGATGCCCGATCTGCCGAAGACCCGCGCCATGCTGATGTGCGCCTGCGACACCCGCCTGCCCGCCCGCCTGACGGAGGAAGAGTGCGATGCGGTGGCGGCCGTGCTGATCCACGCCGCCGAGACCGTCATGGGCGACCAGCGCGCCTACGGCACCTGA
- a CDS encoding FAD-binding oxidoreductase produces MNLLFSNDRRGEYPQSWYADTAEPLPPYPVLKGTVQADVCVVGGGYTGLSAALHLAETGLDVVLVEAHRVGFGASGRNGGQLGSGQRQDQFTLEKMVGPEEARRLWDLGEDAKALVRDLIARHDIDCALKPGVAWAATSADSADWMHRYAAHMGERYGYPIEAMDKDAFHAVCPSPAYCGGMLDMGAAHLHPLKLALGLARAADGAGARIFERSAVHHIKEGARVTVQTEAGRVEADHLILATGGYLGGLDTNVAARVMPINNFIVATEPLGDAADRVLARDVAVADDLFVVNYFRLSEDRRLLFGGGESYGYKFPKDIRATVRKPLSRIFPHLADAPLTHAWGGTLAITMKRLPHLARLGPNVLSASGYSGHGVGNAVQAGRLLAEAVRGQSEGFDTFARLPTPVFPGGGALRSPLLMLAMTWFSLRDRLGI; encoded by the coding sequence GTGAACCTGTTGTTTTCAAATGATCGCCGCGGCGAATACCCGCAAAGCTGGTACGCAGATACGGCAGAACCGCTGCCGCCTTACCCGGTGCTCAAGGGCACCGTTCAGGCGGACGTCTGCGTGGTCGGCGGCGGCTACACCGGCCTGTCGGCAGCGCTGCACCTGGCCGAAACCGGTCTGGACGTGGTTCTGGTCGAGGCGCATCGCGTGGGCTTCGGCGCCTCCGGGCGCAACGGCGGGCAGTTGGGGTCCGGCCAACGGCAGGACCAGTTCACGCTGGAAAAGATGGTCGGCCCGGAAGAGGCGCGGCGCCTGTGGGATCTGGGCGAAGATGCCAAGGCGCTGGTCCGCGATCTGATTGCGCGGCACGACATCGACTGCGCGCTGAAACCGGGGGTGGCCTGGGCCGCGACCTCGGCGGACTCCGCCGACTGGATGCACCGCTACGCCGCACACATGGGCGAACGATACGGCTATCCGATCGAGGCGATGGACAAGGACGCGTTCCACGCAGTCTGTCCCTCCCCGGCCTATTGCGGCGGGATGCTCGACATGGGCGCCGCGCACCTGCACCCCCTGAAGCTGGCGCTGGGGCTGGCCCGGGCGGCAGACGGCGCGGGCGCACGGATCTTCGAACGCTCGGCGGTGCACCACATCAAGGAAGGCGCCCGCGTGACCGTCCAGACCGAGGCCGGGCGGGTCGAGGCCGACCACCTGATCCTCGCCACCGGCGGTTACCTCGGCGGGCTCGACACCAACGTCGCGGCGCGGGTCATGCCGATCAACAACTTCATCGTCGCGACAGAACCGCTGGGCGATGCCGCCGACAGGGTGCTGGCGCGCGATGTGGCCGTGGCCGACGACCTCTTCGTGGTCAACTACTTCCGCCTGTCCGAGGACCGGCGTCTGCTGTTCGGCGGCGGCGAAAGCTACGGTTACAAGTTCCCGAAGGACATCCGTGCCACGGTGCGCAAGCCCCTATCGCGGATCTTCCCCCACCTCGCCGACGCCCCCCTGACCCACGCATGGGGCGGCACGCTGGCGATCACCATGAAGCGCCTGCCCCACCTGGCGCGGCTTGGGCCGAACGTGCTCTCGGCCTCGGGCTACTCCGGCCACGGGGTGGGCAACGCGGTGCAGGCCGGGCGCCTTCTGGCAGAGGCCGTGCGCGGCCAGTCGGAGGGGTTCGACACCTTCGCCCGCCTGCCCACGCCGGTCTTCCCGGGCGGAGGCGCCTTGCGCTCTCCGCTGCTGATGCTGGCGATGACGTGGTTCTCGTTGCGCGACCGCCTCGGCATCTGA
- a CDS encoding glutamine synthetase family protein, with protein sequence MSGFEDELPEAAREYLSQRRLDEVECIISDLPGIARGKAVPASKFARQKHFHLPDSIFYQTITGDWGEAAGEDGFIERDMILKPDMSTATAAPWTGDWTLQVIHDAFDRHGEPIPFSPRNVLKRVVSLYEAKGWKPVVAPEMEFFLVARNIDPAHDIKPMMGRSGRPAAARQAYSMTAVDEFGPVIDDIYDFAEAQGFEIDGITQEGGAGQLEINLRHGNPVKLADEVFYFKRLIREAALRHDCFATFMAKPIADEPGSAMHIHHSVLDLETGQNVFAGPEGEETAMFRHFIGGLQRHMPTAIAVMAPYVNSYRRYVKDHAAPINLEWGRDNRTTGIRVPLASPDARRVENRVAGMDCNPYLGIAASLACGYLGLVAELEPSDEFMGDAYEGDGDFPQVLGQALELFEEAHALHQVLGPEFCRVYGIVKRAEYEEFLQVISPWEREHLLLNV encoded by the coding sequence ATGAGCGGATTCGAGGACGAACTGCCAGAGGCGGCGCGGGAATACCTTTCGCAACGGCGGCTGGACGAGGTGGAGTGCATCATCTCCGACCTGCCGGGCATTGCCCGCGGCAAGGCGGTGCCTGCCTCGAAATTCGCGCGGCAGAAACACTTCCACCTGCCGGATTCGATCTTCTACCAGACGATCACCGGCGACTGGGGCGAGGCCGCAGGCGAAGACGGCTTCATCGAGCGGGACATGATCCTGAAGCCGGACATGTCGACGGCGACGGCGGCCCCCTGGACCGGCGACTGGACGCTGCAGGTGATCCACGACGCCTTCGACCGCCATGGCGAACCGATCCCGTTCTCGCCGCGCAACGTCCTGAAGCGGGTCGTGAGCCTCTATGAGGCCAAGGGCTGGAAACCGGTCGTGGCGCCGGAGATGGAATTCTTCCTCGTCGCCCGCAACATCGACCCGGCGCATGACATCAAGCCGATGATGGGCCGTTCGGGCCGTCCGGCAGCGGCGCGGCAGGCTTATTCGATGACCGCGGTGGACGAGTTCGGCCCGGTGATCGACGACATCTACGACTTTGCCGAGGCGCAGGGATTCGAGATCGACGGCATCACGCAGGAAGGCGGCGCAGGCCAGCTCGAGATCAACCTGCGGCACGGCAACCCGGTCAAGCTTGCGGACGAGGTCTTCTACTTCAAGCGGCTGATCCGCGAGGCGGCGCTGCGGCACGACTGTTTTGCCACCTTCATGGCCAAGCCTATCGCGGACGAGCCCGGCTCGGCCATGCACATCCACCATTCGGTGCTGGACCTCGAGACCGGGCAGAACGTCTTTGCCGGGCCGGAGGGCGAAGAGACCGCCATGTTCCGCCACTTCATCGGCGGGCTCCAGCGGCACATGCCGACGGCCATCGCGGTGATGGCGCCCTACGTGAACAGCTACCGGCGGTACGTGAAGGACCACGCGGCGCCCATCAACCTCGAATGGGGGCGCGACAACCGCACGACGGGCATCCGCGTGCCGCTGGCCTCGCCCGACGCCCGCCGGGTGGAGAACCGCGTCGCGGGCATGGACTGCAACCCCTACCTCGGGATCGCGGCCTCGCTGGCCTGCGGATACCTCGGGCTGGTGGCCGAGCTGGAACCGTCCGACGAATTCATGGGCGATGCCTACGAGGGCGACGGCGACTTCCCGCAGGTGCTGGGACAGGCGCTGGAGCTGTTCGAGGAGGCCCACGCCCTGCACCAGGTGCTGGGGCCGGAGTTCTGCCGCGTCTATGGCATCGTCAAGCGGGCGGAGTACGAGGAGTTCCTACAGGTGATCTCGCCCTGGGAACGGGAACACCTGCTCCTGAACGTATGA
- a CDS encoding type 1 glutamine amidotransferase: MKIGILQTGPVPSDLVSEFGEYPDFFVRMLKPYGFDFESWSVVDGVFPDSVEDADGWLITGSRHGVYEDHPWMEPLMQFIRDAFAADKPMVGVCFGHQAIAQALGGHVEKFRGGWSIGPVTYRFPDGDRVIHAYHQDQVITPPDGSETIASSDFCTHAALLYPGKAVSVQPHPEFDDAYTRALIETRGPGVVPDDTLAAAAAKLGTPLDSGKIAEMFARFFRERTIS, from the coding sequence ATGAAGATCGGTATTCTGCAAACCGGCCCTGTTCCTTCTGATCTCGTCTCCGAGTTCGGCGAATATCCGGATTTCTTCGTCCGTATGCTGAAACCCTACGGCTTCGACTTCGAAAGCTGGTCGGTCGTCGACGGCGTCTTTCCGGACAGCGTCGAGGATGCGGATGGCTGGCTGATCACTGGCTCCCGTCACGGGGTCTACGAGGATCATCCGTGGATGGAGCCGCTGATGCAGTTCATCCGCGACGCCTTTGCCGCCGACAAGCCCATGGTCGGCGTGTGTTTCGGGCACCAGGCCATTGCGCAGGCGCTTGGCGGGCACGTCGAGAAGTTCAGGGGCGGCTGGTCCATCGGCCCCGTCACCTACCGTTTCCCCGACGGCGACCGGGTGATCCACGCCTACCACCAAGACCAGGTTATCACGCCCCCCGACGGGTCCGAAACCATCGCGTCGAGCGATTTCTGCACCCACGCGGCGCTGCTCTACCCCGGCAAGGCGGTGAGCGTGCAGCCGCATCCGGAGTTCGACGACGCCTACACCCGCGCCCTGATCGAGACGCGCGGGCCCGGCGTGGTGCCGGATGACACACTGGCGGCGGCCGCAGCGAAGCTGGGGACGCCCCTCGACAGCGGAAAGATCGCCGAGATGTTCGCGCGGTTCTTCCGGGAAAGGACGATTTCATGA
- a CDS encoding glutamine synthetase family protein, with product MPAPAASWLHERPQIRTIRAAACDLNGVARGKRMPIPSAIKLLSDGTRFPFSALSVDIWGEDIDDSPLVFDSGDRDATLFPTERGFVPMPWLEAPSALLPLWMFHEDGRPYDGDPRHALNAILQRYTERGLTPVCAVELEFYLIDDSGRTLRVPVSPRSGKRRDMAEVLSIRALDAFDTFFTDLYDACELMDIPADTMISEAGLGQFEVNLLHQDDALKAADDAWLFKTLVKGLARKHGFAASFMAKPYADYAGSGMHAHFSVLDKDGRNIFDNGGQEGTEVLHHAIAGCLKALHDSTLIFAPHLNSYERFVPGAHAPAALSWAYENRTVAIRVPSGSPAARRIEHRVSGGDVNPYLVLVAILGAALMGIEDGEMPPPPITGNAYVQDLPSIPRDWDSAIDAFEKSTVLPRIFPREMIRNTVMLKRQESRDMEDLTEQERVDIYLDTV from the coding sequence ATGCCCGCCCCCGCTGCCTCCTGGCTGCACGAGCGCCCGCAGATCCGTACCATCCGAGCCGCCGCCTGCGACCTGAACGGTGTCGCACGCGGCAAACGGATGCCCATCCCCTCCGCAATCAAGCTGCTGTCGGACGGGACCCGCTTTCCGTTTTCCGCCCTCTCCGTCGACATCTGGGGCGAAGACATCGACGACAGCCCGCTGGTCTTCGATTCAGGCGACCGCGACGCAACGCTGTTTCCGACGGAACGCGGTTTCGTTCCCATGCCATGGCTGGAGGCGCCCTCGGCCTTGCTTCCCTTGTGGATGTTCCACGAGGACGGGCGGCCCTATGACGGCGATCCTCGCCACGCGCTGAACGCGATCCTCCAACGCTACACCGAGCGCGGCCTGACCCCGGTCTGCGCGGTCGAGCTGGAGTTCTACCTGATCGACGACAGCGGCCGCACGCTCCGGGTGCCGGTGTCGCCCCGGTCGGGCAAGCGGCGCGACATGGCAGAGGTCCTGTCGATCCGCGCCCTCGATGCCTTCGACACGTTCTTTACCGACCTCTACGACGCCTGCGAGCTGATGGACATCCCGGCGGACACGATGATCTCGGAGGCCGGTCTCGGCCAGTTCGAGGTCAACCTGCTGCACCAGGACGACGCGCTGAAGGCCGCCGACGACGCGTGGCTGTTCAAGACGCTGGTGAAGGGTCTGGCCCGCAAGCACGGCTTCGCCGCCTCCTTCATGGCGAAACCTTATGCGGATTACGCGGGCTCCGGGATGCACGCGCACTTCTCCGTGCTCGACAAGGACGGCAGGAATATCTTCGACAACGGCGGACAGGAGGGGACGGAGGTCCTTCACCACGCCATCGCCGGCTGCCTGAAGGCGCTGCACGACAGCACGCTGATCTTTGCCCCGCACCTCAACAGCTACGAACGCTTCGTGCCCGGCGCGCACGCGCCCGCGGCCCTGTCCTGGGCCTACGAGAACCGCACCGTGGCGATCCGCGTGCCTTCGGGCAGCCCCGCCGCGCGCCGGATCGAGCACCGTGTGTCCGGCGGCGACGTGAACCCCTACCTCGTGCTGGTGGCGATCCTCGGGGCGGCACTGATGGGCATCGAGGACGGCGAGATGCCCCCGCCGCCGATCACCGGCAACGCCTACGTGCAGGACCTGCCGTCCATCCCCCGCGACTGGGACAGCGCCATCGACGCCTTCGAGAAAAGCACCGTCCTGCCGCGCATCTTCCCGCGCGAGATGATCCGCAACACAGTCATGCTCAAACGTCAGGAAAGCCGCGACATGGAAGACCTGACCGAGCAGGAGCGCGTCGACATCTACCTCGACACCGTCTGA
- a CDS encoding ABC transporter permease, translating into MSCWDTVQMYAFRSLGYGERLLPRDDFTLCKQVVLIGSGMIWNVYFGLVALMTGFVLATALALGKASVRPWLRKPAEWFIFIFRGSPLFIQFFFAYFTFQSLKSVYPFFDPFTSAWLGALIVLFLNTAAYSGEIFYGALLSVPKGDLEAADAYGFAGWAKFRKITWPTMLRLAWPAYTNEAIFLFHATTLVFFSGFPARQQGGDALYYAQYFADKTFNPFVPYPILACYFILVTLAIIGVFGLVNRRLNRHLPSAVRSRLRLKPQLLR; encoded by the coding sequence ATGAGCTGCTGGGACACGGTGCAGATGTATGCCTTCCGGTCGCTGGGCTACGGCGAGCGGCTCTTGCCGCGCGACGATTTCACCCTCTGCAAGCAGGTCGTCCTGATCGGGTCCGGAATGATCTGGAACGTCTACTTCGGGCTCGTGGCGCTGATGACCGGGTTCGTCCTTGCCACCGCACTTGCGCTTGGCAAGGCGTCCGTCCGGCCGTGGCTGCGCAAACCGGCGGAATGGTTCATCTTCATCTTCCGCGGCAGTCCGCTGTTCATCCAGTTCTTCTTTGCCTACTTCACCTTCCAGTCGCTGAAGTCGGTCTACCCGTTCTTCGATCCCTTCACCTCCGCGTGGCTCGGGGCGCTGATCGTGCTGTTCCTGAACACCGCCGCCTATTCCGGAGAGATCTTCTACGGCGCGCTGCTGTCGGTCCCCAAGGGCGATCTGGAGGCAGCAGATGCCTATGGGTTCGCGGGCTGGGCCAAGTTCCGCAAGATCACCTGGCCCACGATGCTGCGGCTGGCGTGGCCCGCCTACACAAACGAGGCGATCTTCCTCTTCCATGCGACGACGCTGGTCTTCTTCTCGGGGTTCCCGGCGCGCCAGCAGGGGGGCGACGCGCTCTATTACGCGCAGTACTTCGCGGACAAGACGTTCAACCCGTTTGTCCCCTACCCGATCCTGGCCTGCTACTTCATCCTCGTCACGCTCGCGATCATCGGCGTGTTCGGGCTGGTGAACCGGCGGCTGAACCGGCACCTGCCCAGTGCGGTCCGGTCCCGGCTGCGGCTGAAACCCCAACTTCTGCGCTGA